AGAGAGAGAGAGAGAGAGAGAGAGAGAAAAGCTTGAAACTTTGACGATTTCGACATCTAAAAGGAGATTGTAATTGACCGCAAGAAAGAGATTCCTCGGGTACACGTCTTTGAATTAAGAATTTGTTCTTTTCTGTTCTTTGTTTGATGATTGATTCCTCCTTGGACCCATTTCTAGGTTACCTTCTCGATTAGGATCGAAAAGTGTTTCCTTTTTTCCGATTCTGAGTTTTCGTGTTTTTGTCTCAATCAGCTCTGTTCGACCCGTTAAATCGCATCAAAGCAAGAATCTTTCATGACGACCAGTTTCGCATTCACCGGTGATGATGACTCTTCAAAGCAACTCGTCTTGCTTGCATCCGTTTGTTCCGGCATGCTCATGTGCAAAATCGTAAGTCCTTTAGGTCAACGATGCAAGATAAATAGTTCGCAAGACTCTGTTTTTTTTTAAAAACAATTTGTGTTTTTCTTGTTCTTAAGGTTTATGACTTGACTGGTTTCATAAGTCCTTTGCTCTTCAGTGCTTATGGGAAACTCGATGGCAAAGTTAGAATGGAATGGAACAACAGGTTTTGATTTCTTTTTCTTCTGTCTTGGATTCAAGATTTGTATTTGAGTTAAGATATTTCTTTTTTTTTTCGCAGGGGATTCTCAACGTTCCATGCTGTTTTTGTTTCTGTGGCTTCAATCTATCTCCTGGTGATTTCAGATCAGTTTGATGAGAGTGTTCATGGTGATTTAGTCATCAATAGTACAACGAGGCTATCGGAATCTGTAATGGGGGTAAGTTTTCTAGATCATCTTTTATTCTTCGCATTTTATGTTTATTAATGAATCTTTATGTCTCTTAACAGATCTCCTTAGGCTATTTTGTAGCAGACTTAATGATGATCTTTTGGCATTTTCCTACTCTTGGTGGTGTTGAATATGTAAGTATCAAAGCATCATATATTATTTTCCATAAATGTTGATACAGAGTTAGCATTTAATTCCGGTTTGGATTTTGTATAAGCTAATGTTTGTTTTTTTCTATTGTTACCTATTCAAGG
This genomic interval from Brassica oleracea var. oleracea cultivar TO1000 chromosome C2, BOL, whole genome shotgun sequence contains the following:
- the LOC106324672 gene encoding transmembrane protein 56, with the translated sequence MTTSFAFTGDDDSSKQLVLLASVCSGMLMCKIVYDLTGFISPLLFSAYGKLDGKVRMEWNNRGFSTFHAVFVSVASIYLLVISDQFDESVHGDLVINSTTRLSESVMGISLGYFVADLMMIFWHFPTLGGVEYVFHHCLSMFSIILSVTSGQAQFYIFMVLLSEATTPFVNLRWYLDASGQKGSKAYTLNGIALFLGWLVARILLFIYFFVHMYSHFHQVKQVFPLGFYSLLAVGPVLSTMNLLWFWKITKGLIKTISKATGKKKQ